In the genome of Coregonus clupeaformis isolate EN_2021a chromosome 1, ASM2061545v1, whole genome shotgun sequence, one region contains:
- the LOC121583201 gene encoding homeobox protein HMX3-like produces the protein MPETAQETCTPVKDSPFFIKNLLNCDSKPSKPKPIFASAKVALEGGFSLSQVGDFNFPRFELPTQRFALPAHYLERASAWWYPYTLSAASHLHRTEVAEKARARDSSPTSGTDRDSPDLVLKSDPDGKEDEDNKSGDEIVLEESDPEDTKKHSGVDDWKKHEDRGDKKACRKKKTRTVFSRSQVFQLESTFDMKRYLSSSERAGLAASLHLTETQVKIWFQNRRNKWKRQLAAELEAANLSHATAQRIVRVPILYHENSASETVSATGNVPVSQPLLTFPHHLYYSHPIVTSVPLLRPV, from the exons ATGCCCGAGACGGCGCAAGAGACGTGCACTCCGGTGAAAGACTCTCCCTTCTTCATTAAGAACTTGCTGAACTGTGATAGTAAACCATCCAAACCCAAGCCCATCTTCGCCTCGGCAAAGGTAGCTTTGGAAGGGGGCTTTTCTCTATCCCAGGTCGGGGACTTCAACTTTCCTCGCTTTGAGTTACCCACACAGAGATTTGCCTTACCCGCGCACTATCTGGAGCGAGCCTCAGCATGGTGGTATCCCTACACACTCAGCGCAGCCAGTCATCTACACAGAACCGAAG TTGCCGAGAAGGCACGAGCAAGAGACTCCTCTCCCACCTCTGGCACCGATCGCGACTCGCCAGACCTGGTGCTCAAATCTGACCCAGACGGCAAAGAAGACGAGGACAACAAAAGTGGTGATGAAATAGTTCTTGAAGAGAGTGATCCCGAGGACACAAAGAAACACAGTGGGGTAGACGACTGGAAGAAACACGAGGACCGTGGGGACAAGAAAGCATGTCGAAAAAAGAAAACACGCACGGTGTTCTCCCGGAGTCAGGTGTTTCAGCTCGAGTCCACCTTTGACATGAAACGCTACTTGAGCAGTTCGGAGAGGGCCGGATTGGCTGCGTCTTTGCACCTGACAGAGACCCAGGTAAAGATTTGGTTCCAGAACAGAAGAAATAAATGGAAGAGGCAGCTTGCCGCTGAACTAGAAGCTGCAAATCTGAGCCACGCCACTGCACAGAGGATAGTGCGAGTGCCCATCCTCTACCACGAAAACTCTGCCTCAGAAACTGTCAGTGCGACCGGGAACGTGCCTGTGAGCCAGCCGCTCCTCACCTTCCCTCACCACCTCTATTACTCTCACCCAATCGTCACCTCTGTGCCGCTACTCAGACCGGTCTGA